In Tenacibaculum pacificus, a single window of DNA contains:
- the rnr gene encoding ribonuclease R — translation MTRKKKIYKKKGKVIKDLTLKIFKILKEDTSKTYNYKQIASKMDISDSDGKSQVLKKLVELHETKKIKEIDRGKYQINEDRKYHIGTLDLTSTGNAYFMSDDFENDIFIPAINLGKGLHQDTVKVFVYNKRRSSKLEAEVVEIIERKKTEFVGILQMNKTFGFVIPDNQKMPVDLFISQNKLNGAQDGEKVVVQMTDWPENSKNPFGKITQVLGKPGEHETEIHSILLEYGLPYEFPEEVEKEAENLPIEITENEISKRRDMRKDLTFTIDPKDAKDFDDALSFTKLENGNYEIGVHIADVSHYLQPKTILDDEAYERATSVYLVDRVVPMLPEMLSNGVCSLRPHEEKLTFSAVFEMNEKTEIVNKWFGRTVTYSDQRFAYEEAQSIIENCKLSENIEAYEMPVDISITDESYQVTPEIVEATLKLDELAKKLRKKRMKAGAISFDRVEVKFDLDEKANPVGVFFKESKDANKLIEEFMLLANRKVAEFIGFSKGKETKNTFIYRTHDEPNIDKLASLQNIINKFGYKIDTETKEKTSQSLNKLLADVQGKGEANMVETLAIRSMSKAAYTTQNIGHYGLAFDYYSHFTSPIRRYPDVMTHRLLQHYLDGGTSPKSDEYEVKCKHSSQMEELAAKAERSSIKYMQIKYMKDHQDEEFEGVISGVTEWGIYVEITSNKCEGMVRIRDIKDDYYTFDEKQYAIVGQSSNNVIQLGDKVVVRVKNTDLERKHLDFHLVSH, via the coding sequence ATGACTAGAAAGAAAAAAATATATAAAAAAAAGGGAAAAGTAATTAAAGACTTAACCTTAAAGATTTTCAAAATATTAAAAGAAGACACTTCAAAAACATATAATTACAAACAGATTGCAAGTAAAATGGATATTTCTGATTCTGACGGAAAAAGCCAAGTACTTAAAAAATTAGTAGAACTACACGAAACAAAAAAAATTAAAGAAATTGATAGAGGTAAGTATCAAATTAATGAAGATCGTAAATATCATATCGGTACATTAGATTTAACATCAACAGGAAATGCATATTTTATGTCTGATGATTTTGAAAATGATATTTTTATTCCAGCAATAAATTTAGGTAAAGGATTACATCAAGATACCGTAAAAGTTTTTGTTTACAATAAAAGAAGATCTTCTAAATTAGAAGCTGAAGTTGTTGAAATAATTGAACGTAAAAAAACAGAATTTGTAGGTATTTTACAAATGAATAAAACTTTTGGCTTTGTAATTCCTGATAATCAAAAAATGCCTGTTGATTTATTTATATCTCAAAATAAATTAAATGGTGCACAAGACGGAGAAAAAGTAGTTGTACAAATGACCGATTGGCCAGAAAACTCTAAAAACCCGTTTGGAAAAATTACTCAAGTTTTAGGAAAACCTGGCGAACACGAAACTGAAATTCATTCTATTTTATTAGAATATGGCTTGCCTTACGAATTTCCTGAAGAAGTAGAAAAAGAAGCAGAAAATTTACCTATTGAAATTACTGAAAACGAAATTTCAAAAAGAAGAGATATGCGTAAAGATTTAACCTTTACCATTGACCCAAAAGATGCTAAAGATTTTGATGATGCATTATCATTTACAAAATTAGAAAATGGAAATTATGAAATAGGAGTTCATATTGCCGATGTTTCGCATTATTTACAACCAAAAACTATTTTAGATGATGAAGCTTATGAAAGAGCAACATCGGTTTATTTAGTTGATAGAGTAGTGCCAATGTTACCAGAAATGTTAAGTAACGGGGTTTGTTCATTACGTCCGCATGAAGAAAAATTAACTTTTTCGGCAGTTTTTGAAATGAATGAAAAAACAGAAATTGTAAATAAATGGTTTGGTAGAACGGTAACTTATTCCGATCAGCGTTTTGCTTATGAAGAAGCGCAATCAATTATTGAGAACTGTAAATTATCAGAAAATATTGAAGCCTACGAAATGCCTGTAGATATTTCAATTACTGATGAAAGTTATCAAGTTACTCCAGAAATAGTTGAAGCTACTTTAAAACTAGATGAATTAGCCAAGAAATTACGTAAAAAACGTATGAAAGCAGGCGCAATTTCATTTGATAGAGTAGAAGTAAAATTCGATTTAGATGAAAAAGCAAATCCTGTAGGAGTTTTCTTTAAAGAATCGAAAGATGCTAATAAACTTATTGAAGAATTTATGTTATTAGCCAATAGAAAAGTAGCCGAATTTATTGGTTTTTCTAAAGGAAAAGAAACAAAAAACACGTTTATATATCGTACACACGATGAACCAAATATTGATAAATTAGCTTCTTTACAGAATATTATCAACAAGTTTGGGTACAAAATAGATACTGAAACAAAAGAAAAAACATCACAATCGTTAAATAAATTATTAGCTGATGTTCAAGGTAAAGGAGAAGCCAATATGGTAGAAACTTTAGCAATTCGTTCTATGAGTAAAGCAGCTTATACGACTCAAAATATTGGTCATTATGGTTTAGCTTTTGATTATTATTCGCACTTTACATCGCCAATTCGTCGTTATCCAGATGTGATGACACACCGTTTATTACAACATTATTTAGATGGCGGAACTTCTCCTAAATCAGATGAATACGAAGTAAAATGTAAGCACTCTTCACAAATGGAAGAATTAGCTGCAAAAGCAGAGCGTTCTAGCATAAAATATATGCAAATAAAGTACATGAAAGATCATCAAGATGAAGAATTTGAAGGTGTTATTTCAGGAGTTACTGAATGGGGAATTTACGTAGAAATTACTTCAAATAAATGTGAAGGAATGGTTAGAATCAGAGATATAAAAGATGATTATTATACTTTTGATGAGAAACAGTATGCTATTGTAGGACAGTCATCGAACAATGTTATTCAATTAGGAGATAAAGTTGTTGTAAGAGTTAAAAATACTGATTTAGAGCGTAAACATTTAGATTTTCATTTAGTTTCACATTAA
- a CDS encoding head GIN domain-containing protein: MIKKIIFLSLILMPFLSTAQTTVTKKLGEFSIVKVFNGIDVVLVKSTENKIIITGEKAEKVTVKSKNNTLKISLKFPETIADNKVKITLYYESILQIIDANEGAVVTGKDIEQPTIEIKAQEGAFINMVVKVKHLKVKSSSGAVVKLSGSAKNQNVEANLGGMYHGYNLSITDLNYIRAGSGSKVEVQSGETLDAKVSFGGSIFYKGTPEILKEKKVIGGVIEHRI; the protein is encoded by the coding sequence ATGATTAAAAAAATAATATTTTTAAGTTTGATTTTGATGCCATTTTTATCAACTGCTCAAACAACAGTAACAAAAAAACTAGGAGAATTTTCTATAGTGAAAGTGTTTAATGGTATTGATGTCGTATTAGTAAAATCGACAGAAAATAAAATTATTATTACAGGAGAAAAAGCAGAAAAGGTAACTGTAAAAAGTAAAAATAATACCTTAAAAATATCTTTAAAATTTCCTGAAACTATAGCTGATAATAAGGTTAAAATAACACTTTATTATGAATCAATATTACAAATAATTGACGCTAATGAAGGTGCTGTTGTTACTGGGAAAGATATTGAACAACCAACAATTGAAATAAAAGCACAAGAAGGTGCTTTTATAAACATGGTTGTTAAGGTGAAACATTTAAAGGTAAAAAGTTCATCAGGTGCTGTTGTAAAGCTCTCAGGTTCTGCTAAAAATCAAAATGTGGAGGCTAATTTAGGAGGCATGTATCACGGATATAATTTATCTATTACCGATTTAAACTATATTCGTGCAGGTTCAGGCTCTAAAGTAGAAGTACAATCTGGTGAAACATTAGATGCTAAAGTTTCTTTTGGAGGTTCTATTTTTTATAAAGGAACTCCCGAAATTTTAAAAGAGAAAAAAGTAATTGGAGGAGTAATTGAACACAGAATTTAA
- a CDS encoding Sec-independent protein translocase subunit TatA/TatB has product MISLTIVLGMIGPWQIAIVVALVLLMFGGKKIPELMKGLGTGIKEFKDATKIEEDEETKENTENKK; this is encoded by the coding sequence ATGATTTCACTTACTATAGTTTTAGGAATGATTGGACCATGGCAAATAGCCATTGTAGTTGCATTAGTTTTATTAATGTTTGGAGGTAAAAAAATTCCAGAATTAATGAAAGGTTTAGGTACAGGTATCAAAGAATTTAAAGATGCTACCAAAATCGAAGAAGATGAAGAGACAAAAGAAAATACTGAAAATAAAAAATAA
- a CDS encoding heavy metal-binding domain-containing protein: MIITTTPNIENKPAKEYLGIVTGETIIGANFIKDFFAGIRDIVGGRSSSYEKVLREAKDTSLQEMQERAKSLGADAIVGVDLDYETVGPNGGMLMVTASGTAIKF, translated from the coding sequence ATGATTATAACTACAACACCTAACATCGAAAATAAACCAGCTAAAGAGTATTTAGGAATTGTTACTGGTGAAACAATTATTGGAGCAAATTTTATTAAAGATTTTTTTGCAGGAATTAGAGATATTGTTGGTGGACGTTCTAGTTCATATGAAAAAGTATTGCGAGAAGCAAAAGATACATCTTTACAAGAAATGCAAGAAAGAGCTAAATCTTTAGGTGCAGACGCTATTGTTGGTGTCGATTTAGATTATGAAACCGTAGGACCAAATGGCGGAATGCTAATGGTAACAGCCTCGGGAACGGCAATTAAATTTTAA
- a CDS encoding SPFH domain-containing protein, with translation MFNYLYPIILIGLFIFFKSFFTVKQQSAAILERFGKFHSIRQSGLHLKIPLVDKISGKLSLKIQQLDVIIETKTLDNVFVKLKVSVQYKVIKEKVYDSFYKLDYPHDQITSYVFDVVRAEVPKMILDDVFLKKDDIAIAVKSELNEAMMTYGYDIIKTLVTDIDPDAQVKEAMNRINAADREKTAAQYEGDAQRILIVERAKAEAESKRLQGKGIADQRREIARGLEESVEVLNRAGINSQEASALIVITQHYDTLQSIGADTNSNLILLPNNPNAASSMLNDMVASFAATNQIGESMKESKNLKKDA, from the coding sequence ATGTTTAATTATTTGTATCCAATAATACTTATTGGATTATTTATTTTCTTCAAATCATTTTTTACAGTTAAACAACAATCTGCGGCTATTCTAGAACGTTTTGGTAAATTCCATAGTATTCGTCAATCAGGTTTACATTTAAAAATTCCGTTAGTCGATAAAATTTCAGGAAAATTAAGTTTAAAAATTCAGCAATTAGATGTAATTATTGAAACAAAAACATTGGATAATGTTTTTGTAAAACTAAAAGTATCTGTTCAATATAAGGTTATTAAAGAAAAAGTATATGATTCATTTTATAAGTTAGATTATCCTCACGATCAAATTACTTCGTATGTTTTTGATGTAGTTCGTGCGGAAGTTCCTAAAATGATATTAGATGATGTTTTCTTGAAAAAAGATGATATTGCAATTGCTGTAAAATCAGAATTAAATGAAGCAATGATGACTTATGGATATGATATCATTAAAACATTAGTTACCGATATTGATCCTGATGCACAGGTAAAAGAAGCTATGAACCGTATTAATGCTGCTGATAGAGAAAAAACAGCTGCTCAATATGAAGGTGATGCACAACGTATTTTAATTGTTGAAAGAGCCAAAGCAGAAGCAGAAAGTAAACGTTTACAAGGAAAAGGTATTGCCGATCAGCGTAGAGAAATTGCTCGTGGTTTAGAAGAATCAGTAGAAGTTTTAAACAGAGCAGGTATAAACTCACAAGAAGCATCGGCATTAATTGTAATTACACAACATTACGATACCTTACAATCTATTGGGGCTGATACAAATAGTAACCTAATTTTACTTCCAAATAACCCGAATGCAGCAAGTTCTATGTTAAATGATATGGTAGCTAGTTTTGCAGCTACAAATCAAATAGGCGAAAGCATGAAGGAAAGTAAGAATCTTAAAAAAGACGCATAA
- a CDS encoding DoxX family membrane protein, translating to MEIIKQHGAEILILLFLIVTFLQSGVDKVSDWNGNVSFIKDHFKNTPLKNLVPLLLMIIVVMELIAGAFMFIGIFNLITMGDGDLALLGVQIAALCLIFLLIGQRLAKDYQGAMSLGVYFIVTILGMHLLSN from the coding sequence ATGGAAATTATTAAACAACACGGAGCAGAAATTTTAATTTTACTTTTTTTAATTGTAACTTTTTTACAGTCGGGTGTAGATAAAGTTTCCGATTGGAATGGTAATGTTTCTTTTATTAAAGATCATTTTAAAAATACGCCTTTAAAAAATTTAGTCCCACTTTTATTAATGATAATTGTAGTGATGGAATTAATTGCTGGAGCTTTTATGTTTATCGGAATTTTTAATTTAATTACTATGGGAGATGGTGATTTAGCTTTACTAGGAGTTCAAATAGCAGCACTTTGTTTAATTTTTCTTTTGATAGGTCAAAGACTTGCAAAAGATTATCAAGGAGCAATGTCATTAGGAGTTTATTTTATAGTAACAATTTTAGGAATGCATTTGTTAAGTAACTAA
- a CDS encoding class I SAM-dependent methyltransferase — protein METTKELYKNLTPLLNCIDHTVSDESYEVMYNKKYDMLVTSPVPQNLENYYVSDAYISHTDSKKSVFDKVYQVVKNHTLKQKLKLINSFKSEEKTILDVGAGTGDFLKVCKENNWKVSGVEPSEKARNFASKKNIELQEDISDYKGEQFDVISLWHVLEHIPNLIEYINQLKKLLKPNGVLIIAVPNYKSYDAKKYKEFWAAYDVPRHLWHFSKISICKLFADIDMKVIKILPMKFDAFYVSLLSEKYKNNTSKPISAFFTGLTSNIKANKNGEYSSLIFLIKNN, from the coding sequence TTGGAAACAACAAAAGAGCTTTACAAAAATCTTACACCATTACTAAATTGTATCGATCATACAGTTTCTGATGAAAGTTATGAGGTAATGTATAACAAAAAATATGATATGCTTGTTACTTCGCCTGTTCCTCAAAATTTAGAAAATTACTATGTAAGTGATGCGTATATTTCGCATACTGATAGTAAAAAAAGTGTTTTTGATAAAGTTTACCAAGTAGTAAAAAATCATACTTTAAAACAAAAATTAAAATTGATAAATTCTTTTAAATCCGAAGAAAAAACAATTTTAGATGTAGGTGCTGGTACGGGTGATTTTTTAAAAGTTTGTAAAGAAAATAATTGGAAAGTATCAGGAGTTGAACCATCGGAAAAAGCTAGAAACTTTGCTTCAAAAAAAAATATTGAGCTTCAAGAAGATATTTCAGACTATAAAGGAGAACAATTTGATGTTATTTCTCTTTGGCATGTTTTAGAGCATATTCCTAATTTAATTGAATATATAAATCAATTAAAAAAATTATTAAAACCAAATGGTGTTTTAATTATTGCAGTACCAAATTATAAAAGTTACGATGCGAAAAAATATAAAGAATTTTGGGCTGCTTATGATGTTCCAAGACATTTATGGCATTTTTCTAAAATTTCAATTTGTAAATTATTTGCTGATATTGATATGAAAGTAATAAAAATACTTCCAATGAAATTTGATGCTTTTTATGTTTCTTTATTATCAGAAAAATATAAAAATAATACATCAAAACCAATTAGTGCTTTTTTTACAGGATTAACATCAAATATAAAAGCAAATAAAAATGGAGAGTATTCTTCTTTAATTTTTTTGATAAAAAACAATTAA
- the mnmG gene encoding tRNA uridine-5-carboxymethylaminomethyl(34) synthesis enzyme MnmG, whose product MSLFNTTYDVIVVGGGHAGSEAAAASANMGAHTLLITMNLQNIAQMSCNPAMGGIAKGQIVREIDALGGYSGIVTDKTAIQFKMLNKSKGPAMWSPRAQSDRMQFAECWRNMLEKTDNLDFYQDAVNGLIFDENKIIGVKTALGLEIKAKTVIITAGTFLNGLIHIGEKTFGGGRAGEGASTGITEDLVEKGFESGRMKTGTPPRVDARSLDFSKMTEQPGDENPEKFSYLPITEKLTTQRSCYLTYTNQKVHDILREGFDRSPMFNGRIKSTGPRYCPSVEDKIDRFADKDRHQVFVEPEGWNTVEIYVNGFSTSLPEDIQDKAIRHIAGFENVKFLRFGYAIEYDFFQPTQLKHNLETKLIENLFFAGQINGTTGYEEAAAQGLMAGVNAALKTQNKGPFILKRSEAYIGVLIDDLITKGTEEPYRMFTSRAEYRTLLRQDNADLRLTEIAYNLGLASKERLDRVTNKRIKTAALVKFVENLSVKQEEINPILESKGLSLINQSVKLFKIATRPQLSFNDFRVIEKLENYLQENDMDQEIIEQVEIHLKYSGYIEKEKNNADKLNRLENVKIPAKFDFSKVHSLSREAREKLTKIQPTSISQASRISGVSPSDISVLLVYMGR is encoded by the coding sequence ATGAGTTTATTTAATACAACATACGATGTAATTGTAGTAGGTGGTGGACATGCTGGTAGTGAAGCTGCCGCAGCAAGTGCCAATATGGGGGCACATACATTACTAATAACAATGAATCTTCAAAATATTGCTCAAATGAGCTGTAACCCAGCCATGGGTGGTATTGCGAAAGGACAAATAGTAAGAGAAATTGATGCGTTAGGAGGTTACAGTGGAATTGTAACCGATAAAACAGCTATTCAATTTAAGATGCTTAACAAATCGAAAGGACCTGCAATGTGGAGTCCTAGAGCGCAATCTGACAGAATGCAATTTGCAGAATGTTGGAGAAATATGCTTGAAAAAACCGATAATTTAGATTTTTATCAAGATGCCGTTAACGGATTAATTTTTGATGAAAATAAAATTATTGGCGTAAAAACAGCCTTAGGTTTAGAAATAAAAGCCAAAACAGTAATTATTACTGCAGGTACTTTTTTAAATGGATTAATCCATATTGGTGAAAAAACATTCGGCGGTGGTAGAGCTGGTGAAGGTGCTTCAACTGGTATTACCGAAGATTTAGTTGAAAAAGGTTTTGAATCTGGAAGAATGAAAACAGGAACTCCGCCAAGAGTTGATGCAAGGTCTTTAGATTTTTCTAAAATGACAGAACAACCTGGTGATGAAAATCCTGAGAAATTTTCTTACTTGCCAATTACTGAAAAATTAACCACACAACGTTCTTGTTATTTAACATATACAAATCAAAAAGTACACGATATTCTTCGTGAAGGTTTTGATCGTTCGCCAATGTTTAACGGTAGAATTAAATCGACAGGACCAAGATATTGCCCATCTGTAGAAGATAAAATTGATCGTTTTGCTGATAAAGATCGTCATCAAGTTTTTGTAGAACCTGAAGGATGGAATACGGTAGAAATTTATGTAAACGGATTTTCTACATCATTACCTGAAGATATTCAAGACAAAGCAATTCGACATATTGCAGGTTTTGAAAATGTAAAATTCTTACGTTTTGGATATGCTATTGAATATGATTTCTTTCAGCCAACACAATTAAAACACAACTTAGAAACTAAGTTAATTGAAAATTTATTTTTCGCAGGACAAATTAACGGAACCACTGGTTACGAAGAAGCTGCTGCACAAGGTTTAATGGCGGGTGTAAATGCGGCTTTAAAAACTCAAAATAAAGGGCCTTTTATCTTAAAAAGAAGTGAGGCTTATATTGGAGTTTTAATTGATGATTTAATTACAAAAGGAACAGAAGAACCTTACAGAATGTTTACTTCTCGTGCTGAATATAGAACTTTATTAAGACAAGATAACGCTGATTTACGTTTAACAGAAATAGCTTATAATCTTGGTTTAGCATCTAAAGAAAGATTAGACAGAGTAACAAATAAGAGAATTAAAACAGCCGCTCTTGTTAAATTTGTTGAAAATTTAAGTGTTAAACAAGAAGAGATAAATCCTATTTTAGAAAGCAAAGGACTTAGTTTAATTAATCAATCAGTTAAATTATTTAAAATAGCCACAAGACCACAATTATCATTTAATGATTTTAGAGTTATTGAAAAACTAGAAAATTATCTTCAAGAAAATGATATGGATCAAGAAATAATTGAACAAGTTGAAATTCACTTAAAATATTCTGGTTATATTGAAAAAGAAAAAAATAATGCCGATAAATTAAACCGATTAGAAAATGTTAAAATTCCTGCTAAATTTGATTTTAGTAAAGTACATTCATTATCACGTGAAGCTAGAGAGAAATTAACGAAAATTCAACCAACTTCAATATCACAAGCTAGTAGAATAAGTGGTGTATCACCAAGTGATATTTCTGTTTTATTAGTTTACATGGGAAGGTAA
- the ybeY gene encoding rRNA maturation RNase YbeY: MIEFNYETDFQLKNEEKTAQWILNCIEKEGFELGEINYVFCDDTYLHKMNVEFLQHDTLTDIISFDYTLGKLVGGDIFISIERVKENAKEFDVLFENELHRVIIHGVLHYMKYKDKTDQEKQIMRTKENDSLKLLNLN, translated from the coding sequence GTGATTGAATTTAATTACGAAACCGATTTTCAACTAAAAAATGAAGAAAAAACGGCACAATGGATTTTAAATTGTATCGAAAAAGAAGGTTTTGAATTAGGAGAAATAAACTATGTTTTTTGTGATGATACCTATTTACATAAAATGAATGTGGAGTTTTTACAACATGATACCTTAACAGATATTATCAGTTTCGATTATACCTTAGGAAAATTAGTTGGTGGAGATATTTTTATTTCGATTGAAAGAGTAAAAGAAAATGCAAAAGAGTTTGATGTATTATTTGAAAATGAATTGCACCGAGTTATTATTCATGGCGTATTGCACTACATGAAATACAAAGATAAAACGGATCAAGAAAAACAAATAATGCGTACTAAAGAAAATGATTCTTTAAAACTTTTAAATTTAAACTAA